In Streptomyces sp. TLI_146, the genomic stretch GTCGGCGACATACGACCTGACGAAGACCGGGAAGATCTGCCTGCCGGTCACCGAGGGCACCGGTGAGAAGCTGCTGTGGCAGCAGGGGCCCGTTCCGTTCGGGACCACCAAGCCCACACCCAACGCCCCCGACACCCCGCTCCTGCTCGGCACCGACAACGTGCCCGCGGCCCCACCCGGCGGCTCCGCGAGCCCGACCCCGACCCCGTCGCCGTCCGCGCCCGGCACCCCCGCCCCGACCCCGCCGTCCCAGCTCCCCAAGACCGGTGTCAACGACGGCGTACTGCCGCTGCTCGCGGCCGCCGGCCTGCTCCTCTTCGTCGGCTCCACCGGCATCTGGTGGGCCAACACCCGCCATCACCGCAGGCGTACGCACTGAGCATGCGCACGCGAGAGGGGCCCGGACGCGCTGAGCGTCCGGGCCCCTCTTCGGCTCTTCGTTACTTGTCTTCGTTACTTGCGGCCCACGAACTTCCACGCCGTCGGCAGCGCCCCCATCGCCAGCGTCGCCTTCAGCGCGTCGCCGAGCAGGAACGGGGTCAGGCCCGCCGCGACCGCCTGGTTCAGGGACATGCCGGTCGAGGCGGCCAGATACGGGACACCGACCGCGTAGATGATCGCCGAGCCGAGGGCCATCGTGCCCGCCGTGCGCAGCACCGAGCGGTCGCCGCCGCGGCGGGCGAGGGCGCCCGCGACGGTGGCGGCGAGCAGCATGCCGAGCACATAGCCGAAGGACGCGCCGCCCGCGCCCGAGGTGCCGTTGGCGAACCACGGCATCCCGGCCATGCCGATCAGCGCGTAGAGACCGAGCGAGAGGAAGCCGCGGCGGGCGCCCAGCGAGGTGCCGACCAGCAGGGCCGCGAAGGTCTGGCCGGTGACCGGGACCGGGGAGCCCGGGACGGGCACGGCGATCTGGGCGGCCACGCCGGTGAGCGCCGCGCCGCCGAGCACCAGGGCGACGTCCCGGGTACGGGCGCCGGGCAGCAGGTCGGCGAGGACCTTGCCGGTACGGGGTGCGGCAGGGGCGGTGACAGTGGTCGTGGCCATCAAGGGCTCCGCGAGGTCGGGGACGGGCAGATACGTGCTGGGGACAACGGTGACGTTAGCCGAGGGATTCTCACTCGATCACCATCAGCGGCCCACAAAGCGGTGGTTGGGGCCTTGGTGGAGACCGCACAAAGGCCGGACTGCTTCCGTCCGTTGGCGTGACCCTCGTCACTGCGCCGATGAGGAGTACGGGTGGTTTTGCGGATCCGGCACGGGCTCGGGGAGACTGTAGGTTCCCCATAAACGATCAGTTGCTGATCCGAGAGTGACGAGCGCCATGCACGACGGCAAGACCACGGCCGGGGCCACCGCCGCCGACACCGCCTCGGTGGACCCCGAGCCGCTGTCCCACGGGCTGAAGCAGCGCCATCTGACCATGCTGGGCCTGGGCGGGGTGATCGGCGCCGGTCTCTTCGTGGGGTCGGGCGCCGGGATCGCGGTGGCCGGACCGGGGATCGTCGTCTCGTACCTCATCGCGGGCGCGATCGCGATGCTGGTGATGCGGATGCTCGGCGAGATGTCGTCGGCGATGCCCGCCTCGGGGTCGTTCTCGGTCCACGCCGAGCGGGCGCTCGGCCGGTGGGCCGGGTTCAGCGTCGGCTGGCTGTACTGGTTCCTGCTGGTGGTCGTCCTCGCCGTGGAGGCGACGGGCGCGGCCCAGATCGCGCACGGGTGGGTGCCGGGGATGCCGCAGTGGGCCTGGGTGCTCGTCTTCATGGTGGTGTTCACCGTCGCCAACCTGGCGGCGGTGAAGAACTTCGGCGAGTTCGAGTTCTGGTTCGCCACGCTCAAG encodes the following:
- a CDS encoding biotin transporter BioY; this translates as MATTTVTAPAAPRTGKVLADLLPGARTRDVALVLGGAALTGVAAQIAVPVPGSPVPVTGQTFAALLVGTSLGARRGFLSLGLYALIGMAGMPWFANGTSGAGGASFGYVLGMLLAATVAGALARRGGDRSVLRTAGTMALGSAIIYAVGVPYLAASTGMSLNQAVAAGLTPFLLGDALKATLAMGALPTAWKFVGRK